The genomic window TTTGCCAATGAATTGGAAAAAACAAACAACATAAAAGACCGTTTCTTTTCAATTATTGCTCACGATTTGAAATCGCCATTCAATTCTTTGCTTGGGCTTAGCGATTTACTCAATGATAGCATTGAGAATTATGATAAAGATGATATTAAACAAATTTCTGATGCTATCAACAAAGCATCGAACAAAGCATTCAACCTATTAGTAAATTTATTAAATTGGTCGCAAACACAAACGAATAGAATAAAATATAATCCCACCGAAATAAATATCACCGAAATAATTCAATCTAATATAGATCTTCATGAAAGTATAGCAAAATCCAAATCCTTAAATATTAAATTTGAACCTAAAGAAGATGTACAAGTTTATGCAGATATTAATATGCTTGATACTATATTGCGAAATTTAATGTCAAATGCAATAAAATTTACTGAAAATGGAAACATTGAAATTCAAGTAAATATAAATTCAACGCATTGTGAAGTATCTATTCAAGATTCTGGAATCGGTATATCTGAAGCTAGCCTTCAAAAATTGTTTCAACTTGATCAAAACATATCTACTAAAGGCACAAGAGGTGAGTCAGGAACAGGTCTTGGGCTTATTCTCTGTAAAGAATTTATTGAAAGGAATAATGGAACCATCAAAGTGGAAAGCACATTAAATGAAGGAAGTATATTCTCAATTAGTATTCCACTTGCAAGTTGATTGTATTTCCCTCAATATTCAATTTATAAGTGAGTTTTCAAATACAGAAAACGAATCAATCTTCTGAGCTTCAGATTTCAACAAAAAACCAAAACAATAGATATTGTTGAGAACAAATTCTAATATAAGGATTTCATAATTTAGATTTCTTAATAATTATACTATTTTTGTTTAAAATTTATATTATGATATTGAGACTAAGGCTATTATGTTTTTATATTAATAAAGTAATCCTTTTGGTAGTTTTAACTATTATATTGATTTTCTTAGATAATAATTCTCTCAAAGCAAATAGTGAACAATTTGGGAAAACTTCTTCAGAAACAAGTAGTAATTACAAGGATTCTATCAGATTAAGTAAACTTTATGATTTGTCATATTCATACCGTACAATAAATCCTGACACTGCAATAAGTTTGCTAAAACAAGTTGTCGATAAAGCAAAGACAATCAATTCTTTATATTATTACTACAATGGATCATTATTGCTTGGAGCAACTTATAAAGACATTGGAAATCTTCCTGAAGCAATAAAATCTGTTCTGGAATTATTGAAATATTGCGAAAAAAATGGAACTATAAACCAACAAATTAAATGTCTGACTGATTTGGCAGAACATTGCAGAGCTGCCCAACAGTTTGATGCAGGGATTAGATATATCACAAAAGCTGTCAGTTTATCAAAAAGTGCAAATAATTTGAGAAAGTTAGCAATTTCATATTATCGTTTTGCGGCAATATATTTTGAATATCCAAACTTTGAACTTAGCGAAAAATTTGCCGATTCATCAATTATTGTTTGCGAAGAAATTGGATTTAACAGACTTATTCCAAATAACCATGATATTTTGGGAGCTATTTATACAAATCAGAAAGAATACGCTAAAGCAATCCCGCTTTATTATAATGCAATAAGAAAAAATGAAGAAAATGGCGGCGAACAAGAAAAAAATATTAATATTTATATCAATTTGGCAAGGACATATTACAAAATTGGTGAGCACGATTCAGGATTAGTATTTGCACATAAAGCTTTTGAATTTGCCAAAATAAATAAAAATTATATCTATAAAGAAAATTCTGCTTATCTCTTAGCCGATTTGTATATAGAGATAGATAATTACAAAAATGCGTATTATATGCTCGAGACAGCTTGTACAATTAGAGATTCATTATTTAATGCATCTAAAAATCAGCAGATTTCTGAAATGAATACGAAATACGAAACTGAAAAGAAAGAACAACAAATTCAAAGCCAAAAACTTGTCATCAGAAGTAAAGAAATCTATAATTACTTTTTATTTGTAAGTGTAGTTTTTCTAATTGCTATTTTCATAGGAATCTTATTTTTTGTAAATAAAATTCGAAAAAAGAACAACCTACTCAAAAGTAACCAAAATGAAATTGAATCGCAAAGAGATAATTTGCAATTCTTAGCCAACGAACTGGAAAAATCTAACAATATAAAAGATCGTTTCTTTACGATTATTGCTCACGACCTGAAATCTCCATTCAATTCAATACTTGGACTGAGTGAGATTCTTAAAAATAGTATAGATGATTTTGATAAAGATGAGATTATTCAAATTTCTAAAGCTATCAATAATTCTTCGAGTACTGCATTTGATTTATTGGTTAATTTATTAAAATGGTCGCAAACACAAACCAATAGGATAAAACATAATCCCTCAAAAATAGAGATCAACGAAATAATTCAATCGAGCATAGAACTCCTTGAAAATATCGCAATATCCAAATCATTAAACATTAGTTTTGATCCTCAAGAAAATGTACTTGTTTATGCTGATATCAACATGCTTAATTCCATATTGCGTAATTTAATATCGAACGCTATTAAATTTACTGACAGCGGAAGAATAAAGATTCAAGTAAATATTAATTCAAAGTACTGTGAAATATCCGTTCAAGATTCTGGAGTAGGCATACCAGAAGATAATCTAAAGAAACTATTTTTACTCGACGAAGATATTTCTACGAAAGGTACTCAAGGTGAGTCGGGAACTGGTCTCGGACTAATACTATGTAAAGAATTTGTTGAGAAAAATAATGGAAGCATCCAGGTGGAAAGCACCTTAAATGAAGGAAGCAAATTTTCTTTTACTGTCCCGCTTGCACAATAAACTTCAGCAATCATTTTTCCATTATTCAAAAAAACCATTAGAATCTATTGTTTCAAATGAACAAAGAATTTGATCCAGAAAGGTCATTTTTCTCAATATATTTTTTTTTCTACTTTTGCCCCCTTTGAAATTTATTAATTTATTAAATGGTTATTATGAACAGACTAAAATTATTTTTTGCAATTGTATTAATATCTGTATTTCAGATTAGTTCAGTTGAAGCATGCACAAATTTTTTAATAACAAAAGGAGCCTCAACAGATGGTTCTACAATGATTAGTTATGCTGCGGACTCACACGTTCTTTACGGAGAATTATATTATTGGGCTGCAAAAAAATATAAAGAAGGCACAATGCTCGATATTTATGATTGGGATAGTGGGAAATTTCTTGGAAAAATAAAACAAGTAAGGCAAACTTATAATGTTACCGGAAATATGAACGAATGGCAGGTTGCTATTGGCGAGACTACTTATGGCGGCAGAAAAGAACTTAAATCTCAAAAGGGAGCAATTATGGACTACGGAAGTTTGATATATATTGCTCTTCAACGTTCGAAAACTGCTCGTGAAGCCATAAAAATAATTACAGATTTAATGGCTGAATACGGTTACTATAGTTCTGGAGAATCATTTTCGGTTTCTGATGCAAATGAAGTTTGGATATTAGAACTTATAGGAAAAGGTGAAGGTGAAAAAGGAGCAATATGGGTTGCCAGATTAGTTCCTGACGGATATGTTTGTGCTCACGCAAATCAAGCAAGAATCACCACTTTCGAATACCAAAAAGAAAATAAATGGGATGACCCAAAAGCAAACACTTTTACTGCACCTGATGTGATTTCTTTTGCAAAAGGAAAAGGCTGGTTCAAAGGCAAAGACAAAGATTTTAGCTTTTCCGATACTTATGCACCTGTTGATTTTGGTGGTGCCCGTTTCTGCGAAATCCGTGTTTGGGCTTTCTTTAATGCAGTTGTAGGTGGAATGGATAAACATTGGGAATATGCAAAAGGTCATATTAAGCATAACGATCCTAATGAATATGCTTCTAACCGTATGCCTTTGTGGATTAAGCCAGACAAAAAAGTTTCAAACCACGATATGATGAATTTCATGCGCGACCATTTGGAAGGTACTGAATTGGATATGAGAAATGATATTGGTGCAGGTCCGTTTGAATGTCCTTATCGTTGGAGAGGATTAACATGGAAAGTTGATGATGTTATGTATTGCAACGAAAGAGCTACAGCCACACAACAAACAGGATTTTCATTTGTCGCTCAAAGTCGTTCGTGGCTCCCACGTCAAATTGGTGGAATTTTGTGGTTTAGTGTTGACGATGCTGCTAGCACAGTTTATTTTCCAATGTATTCAGCAGCAAATAAAGTTCCTGAAACTTTCGCTGTTGGAAATGGTGCAATGATGGAATGGTCTGATAATGCAGCTTTTTGGGCTTTTAATCAAGTTTCAAATCTAACATACACAAGATATAATTATATTCATCCTGAGGTTGCCGAAAAACAAAACAAACTCGAAACTTTGTATATCAGTCAGATAGCTGAAAATGATAAAAA from Bacteroidota bacterium includes these protein-coding regions:
- a CDS encoding tetratricopeptide repeat-containing sensor histidine kinase; the encoded protein is MILRLRLLCFYINKVILLVVLTIILIFLDNNSLKANSEQFGKTSSETSSNYKDSIRLSKLYDLSYSYRTINPDTAISLLKQVVDKAKTINSLYYYYNGSLLLGATYKDIGNLPEAIKSVLELLKYCEKNGTINQQIKCLTDLAEHCRAAQQFDAGIRYITKAVSLSKSANNLRKLAISYYRFAAIYFEYPNFELSEKFADSSIIVCEEIGFNRLIPNNHDILGAIYTNQKEYAKAIPLYYNAIRKNEENGGEQEKNINIYINLARTYYKIGEHDSGLVFAHKAFEFAKINKNYIYKENSAYLLADLYIEIDNYKNAYYMLETACTIRDSLFNASKNQQISEMNTKYETEKKEQQIQSQKLVIRSKEIYNYFLFVSVVFLIAIFIGILFFVNKIRKKNNLLKSNQNEIESQRDNLQFLANELEKSNNIKDRFFTIIAHDLKSPFNSILGLSEILKNSIDDFDKDEIIQISKAINNSSSTAFDLLVNLLKWSQTQTNRIKHNPSKIEINEIIQSSIELLENIAISKSLNISFDPQENVLVYADINMLNSILRNLISNAIKFTDSGRIKIQVNINSKYCEISVQDSGVGIPEDNLKKLFLLDEDISTKGTQGESGTGLGLILCKEFVEKNNGSIQVESTLNEGSKFSFTVPLAQ
- a CDS encoding dipeptidase, which encodes MVIMNRLKLFFAIVLISVFQISSVEACTNFLITKGASTDGSTMISYAADSHVLYGELYYWAAKKYKEGTMLDIYDWDSGKFLGKIKQVRQTYNVTGNMNEWQVAIGETTYGGRKELKSQKGAIMDYGSLIYIALQRSKTAREAIKIITDLMAEYGYYSSGESFSVSDANEVWILELIGKGEGEKGAIWVARLVPDGYVCAHANQARITTFEYQKENKWDDPKANTFTAPDVISFAKGKGWFKGKDKDFSFSDTYAPVDFGGARFCEIRVWAFFNAVVGGMDKHWEYAKGHIKHNDPNEYASNRMPLWIKPDKKVSNHDMMNFMRDHLEGTELDMRNDIGAGPFECPYRWRGLTWKVDDVMYCNERATATQQTGFSFVAQSRSWLPRQIGGILWFSVDDAASTVYFPMYSAANKVPETFAVGNGAMMEWSDNAAFWAFNQVSNLTYTRYNYIHPEVAEKQNKLETLYISQIAENDKNWKELKFKKAIKAITNYSVTTGDDLTSEWKDFYKYLFLKYMDGNIKESQEITEGYKYKPAKVDQPGYGEKWYKKIIKETGDQFKYIGKDSH